The following proteins are co-located in the Plasmodium brasilianum strain Bolivian I chromosome 11, whole genome shotgun sequence genome:
- a CDS encoding nucleolar GTP-binding protein 1 has product MKDASLYRFKDIKPVVNAKELVDVVLSKTQRKTPTEIHKGFKITRIRNFYMRKVKMCQELFRDKLQTIINDFPKLDDIHPFYADLANILYDRDHYKLALGQCNYVSKSVIRISHDYIKLLKFSSSLYKCKILKISALGRMCKLVKKLQPSLLYLEEVRQNLSRLPSINPHKKTILLSGAPNVGKSSFINIISRANVEVQPYSFTTRNLYVGHFDYKLNRYQVIDTPGLLDRSLENRNTIEMTTITALAHINGVILFIIDISEECGLSIKEQVNLFYSIKSLFSNKSIVIGFNKIDKGNIDSLPVDSKLLIKQIAIDINSTIKFCSFSTLTGVGVEEAKIIACDLLKTDYSSDILLDQENLLKSKLNEHKINLNRAPFIPDSVIQEKIRKMQQKGRNKLNGKEEELDVETTDGDYNEEEENSTKGAFLSATNSTVDDMNGANSNDDQNRGNIANSTNLTMRELKLKKKNKSRQSYLSNRTDNRILQIDLQNENGGAGVYSVDIRRNYDIKEEYKYDVIPEIFNGKNICDFVDINIEQKLMELEKEEETLLDKDVQIDPMWFKTKRVLEKMALKLKRLKLHAKLNEEKQPLYHKKNKTVEEMEKKLDELKLDKQKILESMTEKLNKRNSLNGTARKENVNRESANRESVNRENIKKEKVKKDICKKKQIKDAVYNDPTKKSKIYLSTSTELQRKKAYRLNKIAYKKIVKGTKGEADRSIPCKRPRHLFSGKRSIGKAAWR; this is encoded by the coding sequence ATGAAGGATGCCAGTTTGTACCGCTTCAAAGATATTAAACCTGTTGTAAATGCAAAGGAACTGGTGGATGTGGTTTTGTCCAAAACACAGAGAAAAACGCCAACAGAAATTCATAAAGGATTCAAGATAACAAGAATACGAAACTTTTATATGCGGAAGGTAAAGATGTGTCAAGAGCTTTTTCGAGATAAATTACAGACAATAATTAATGACTTTCCCAAACTTGATGATATACATCCATTTTATGCAGACTTagctaatatattatatgatagAGATCATTACAAGTTAGCTTTAGGTCAATGCAATTATGTGAGTAAGTCTGTTATAAGGATAAGTcatgattatataaaattattaaaatttagttCGTCTTTATATAagtgtaaaatattaaaaattagtGCACTAGGTAGAATGTGTAAACTTGTAAAGAAATTACAACCaagtttattatatttagaaGAGGTCAGACAAAATTTATCAAGACTACCATCAATAAATCCAcataaaaaaactatattattatctgGTGCACCAAATGTAGGTAAATCAtcattcattaatattatatcaaGAGCAAATGTTGAAGTTCAGCCATATTCCTTTACTACtagaaatttatatgtagGTCATTTTGACTATAAGTTAAATAGGTATCAAGTAATTGACACCCCAGGACTACTTGATAGATCATTAGAAAATAGAAATACTATTGAAATGACAACTATTACAGCGCTAGCTCATATTAATGGTGTTATTCTTTTCATAATTGATATTAGTGAAGAATGTGGATTATCTATAAAAGAACAGGTTAATTTATTCTATTCAATCAAATCtctattttcaaataaatctATTGTTATaggatttaataaaattgataAAGGAAATATTGATAGTTTACCTGTTGAcagtaaattattaataaaacaaattgcCATTGACATTAATAGCACAATCAAATTTTGCTCCTTTAGTACACTGACTGGAGTAGGAGTAGAGGAGGCAAAAATTATTGCATGTGATTTGCTTAAAACTGATTATTCTTCAGATATCCTTTTGGATCAAGAAAACCTTCTGAAGAGCAAACTTAATGAACACAAAATTAATCTCAACAGGGCACCCTTTATACCTGACTCGGTCATACAGGAAAAAATTCGAAAAATGCAGCAAAAGGGTAGAAACAAGCTCAATGGAAAGGAGGAGGAGCTCGATGTAGAAACCACAGATGGGGACTACAATGAAGAGGAGGAAAACAGTACAAAAGGTGCTTTCCTAAGCGCGACAAATAGCACAGTCGATGATATGAACGGCGCTAATAGTAATGATGATCAAAATCGTGGTAATATTGCTAACAGTACCAACCTGACCATGCGAGAACTTAAactgaagaagaaaaataaaagcaggCAGAGCTACCTGAGCAACCGAACGGATAACCGAATTTTACAAATTGACCTTCAGAATGAAAATGGAGGTGCAGGGGTATACTCTGTGGATATTAGGAGAAATTACGATATTAAGGAGGAGTACAAATATGATGTAATACCTGAAATTTTTAATGGAAAAAACATATGCGATTTCGttgatataaatattgaaCAAAAGTTAATGGAATTGGAAAAGGAGGAAGAAACTCTTTTGGATAAGGATGTGCAAATTGATCCCATGTGGTTTAAGACCAAGAGAgtattagaaaaaatggCTTTGAAATTAAAACGCTTAAAACTTCAtgcaaaattaaatgaagaaaaacaGCCATTATACCATAAGAAGAATAAAACTGTCGaagaaatggaaaagaaaTTGGACGAATTGAAATTGGACAAACAGAAAATTCTCGAAAGTATGACTGAGaaattaaacaaaagaaaCAGTCTCAATGGTACTGCcagaaaagaaaatgttaATAGGGAGAGTGCTAATAGGGAGAGTGTTAATagggaaaatattaaaaaggaaaaagtgaaaaaagatatttgtaaaaagaaacaaattaAAGATGCTGTATATAATGACCCAACAAAAAAGTCCAAAATATATCTAAGTACATCAACCGAGTTACAGAGGAAAAAGGCATAtagattaaataaaattgctTATAAGAAAATCGTTAAAGGAACCAAGGGAGAAGCAGATAGATCTATTCCTTGCAAGAGGCCTAGACATTTATTTTCTGGAAAGAGGTCCATAGGAAAGGCTGCCTGGAGATAA
- a CDS encoding cytoplasmic tRNA 2-thiolation protein 1 — protein MLCEECKDKNVCMVKPSNKAKLCKECFIECFEEEVHTTILKKNMFEENDKICIAVSGGKDSSVLAHVLVHIKKKYNYKWTLFLLAIDEGIKGYRDDSLKVVYKLEKLYNIPLKILKFEDIFLYTMDDVVNFIGKKNNCTVCGVFRRQAMEKGALLFNATKLVTGHNADDLAETILMNMCRGDIDKLAKNITSFNTPFFSPFSGNMAVHEKLNVQESSLNNINEDANEENGKTFTHCMDRICTEKEENTEGECIADGRTKKRCKGGVSGSSSIYRSNSSSCSHSSGRDTYANTAEEICEKRNDMRREESREEPIDKAPKKERIFFLPRLKPLMWSYEKEIVLYAFHLKLDYFSTECTYSPNSFRGNLRSFIKDIETVNPQFILNIIHSSEFFYIHTDKKKKKKLLQVCVKCGVYTSNQICKACLIVEGLKNYTDNSFLYGNKKNSKKRISIKYEGGEA, from the coding sequence ATGCTGTGCGAGGAGTGCAAGGATAAAAATGTTTGTATGGTAAAACCATCGAACAAGGCAAAATTATGCAAGGAGTGTTTCATTGAGTGCTTTGAAGAGGAGGTTCATACAactattttgaaaaaaaatatgtttgaaGAAAATGACAAAATTTGCATTGCTGTGTCAGGTGGAAAAGATTCGAGCGTTTTAGCGCATGTActtgttcatataaaaaagaaatataattataaatggactttatttttgttagCTATTGATGAAGGGATTAAAGGATATCGTGATGACTCATTAAAAGTTGTgtataaattagaaaaactATACAATAtaccattaaaaatattaaagttcgaagatatctttttatatactatGGATGATGTGGTAAATTTTAttggaaagaaaaataattgtacAGTATGTGGTGTCTTTAGAAGACAAGCCATGGAAAAAGGAGCATTACTTTTTAATGCTACCAAATTAGTAACAGGACATAATGCAGATGATTTGGCTGAAACTATATTAATGAACATGTGCAGGGGAGATATTGATAAGCTagctaaaaatataactagTTTTAacactccttttttttcaccTTTTAGTGGTAATATGGCTGTTCATGAAAAACTGAACGTACAGGAGAGTTCgttgaataatattaatgaggatgcaaatgaagaaaatggaaaaacatTTACACATTGTATGGACAGAATATGTACAGAGAAAGAGGAAAATACTGAAGGAGAGTGCATTGCGGATGGTAGAACGAAAAAGCGTTGTAAAGGTGGTGTTAGCGGAAGTAGTAGCATATATAGAAGCAATAGTAGCAGCTGTAGTCACAGCAGCGGACGTGATACTTATGCAAACACGGCTGAAGAGATATGCGAAAAGAGGAACGATATGAGGAGAGAAGAATCGAGGGAGGAACCGATAGATAAAGCTCCTAAAAAGGAAAGGATTTTCTTTCTTCCGCGACTAAAACCACTAATGTGGTCATacgaaaaagaaattgtTTTGTATGCTTTTCATTTAAAGCTAGATTACTTTAGCACAGAATGCACTTACTCACCTAATTCTTTCCGAGGAAATTTGAGAAGCTTTATTAAGGATATCGAAACTGTTAATCCTCAATTTATACTGAACATTATTCACTCATCTgagtttttttatattcatactgataaaaaaaaaaaaaaaaaattgctgcAAGTGTGTGTCAAGTGTGGAGTATATACCTCAAACCAAATTTGCAAAGCGTGTCTTATCGTCGAGGGGTTGAAGAACTACACTGATAATTCATTCCTTTACGGGAACAAAAAGAACAGCAAGAAGAGGATCTCTATAAAGTACGAGGGGGGAGAGGCGTAG
- a CDS encoding hypothetical protein (conserved Plasmodium protein), with amino-acid sequence MGKKNDSADLVNSAYESSLSKAEENIKKGQLTLKEVKERKIYFKDVEFNVKNHMNEMTKLVKEAKLIKASTSSNIKEFYNSLIKCDELFDKLSTDDRNLRIEKMFSGIIEEINSKCKPVNL; translated from the coding sequence aTGGGTAAAAAGAACGACAGTGCGGACTTAGTCAACAGCGCCTATGAATCATCCCTAAGCAAAGCAGAGGAGAATATAAAGAAAGGACAGTTAACTTTGAAAGAAgtgaaagaaagaaaaatttactttAAGGATGTGGAGTTTAATGTAAAGAATCATATGAACGAGATGACAAAATTGGTGAAGGAAGCAAAACTTATAAAGGCTTCAACAAGTAGTAacataaaagaattttacaACTCATTAATTAAATGCGATGAGCTTTTCGATAAGCTATCAACAGATGATAGAAACTTAAGGATCGAAAAGATGTTTAGTGGTATTATTGAAGAGATAAACAGTAAATGCAAACCTGTGAATTTGTAG
- a CDS encoding hypothetical protein (conserved Plasmodium protein), with translation MYVDYLNRKYNFGEWIKSSNINSYICEKNNVILIKPIISLLQNCSNFQYNVGKSIKNMLSYLNYNNNPKNICFIIPDTYRPTGKYKFKNYIKIHEKLGSDFYNILNSNIINNLNDTNYLQLYIGINKLHYDQSTGVNSIFHEPITEQEYKVFYKTFQLADEYFNKKILNANFVTTNFIVFKKKYPAMEPQKHFKENTSTRRYILDVYRHMYK, from the coding sequence ATGTACGTGGATTACCTTAACaggaaatataattttgGTGAATGGATTAAATCGagtaatataaatagttATATATGTGAGAAGAATaatgtaattttaattaaaccGATAATATCATTACTTCAGAATTGTAgtaattttcaatataatgTTGGTaaatcaataaaaaatatgttaagctatttaaattataataataacccaaaaaatatttgttttataatacCAGACACTTATAGACCAACTgggaaatataaatttaaaaattacataaaaatacatgaaaAATTAGGATCAgacttttataatattttaaattctaatataataaataatttaaatgatacaaattatttacaattatatattggTATAAACAAATTACATTATGACCAATCCACGGGAGTTAACTCAATCTTTCATGAGCCTATCACTGAACAGGAATATaaagtattttataaaacgTTTCAGTTGGCtgatgaatattttaataaaaaaattttaaatgcaAATTTTGTAACTACCAATTtcattgtttttaaaaaaaaatatcctgCTATGGAGCCTCAAAAGCATTTTAAAGAAAACACCTCAACAAGGAGATACATACTGGATGTGTACAGGCACATGTACAAGTAG
- a CDS encoding hypothetical protein (conserved Plasmodium protein), which yields MLLLLLLLRFCLTYSCNNNNDDGNNNDGNNNDGNNNDDNNNDGNNNDGNNNDDNNNNDDNNNNDDNNNNDDNNNDDNNNNDNDDSNNNALFYLFTNYTLS from the exons ATGTTGCTTCTTCTGCTGCTGCTA AGATTTTGCTTGACTTAttcatgtaataataataatgatgatggtaataataatgatggtaataataatgatggtaataataatgatgataataataatgatggtaataataatgatggtaataataatgatgataataataataatgatgataataataataatgatgataataataataatgatgataataataatgatgataataataataatgataatgatgatagtaataataatgctcTCTTCTACCTTTTTACGAATTACACTTTGTCCTAA